In Pseudomonas lalkuanensis, the following are encoded in one genomic region:
- a CDS encoding TetR/AcrR family transcriptional regulator has protein sequence MPRSPSAQQILDCALNLADNCGWEQLHLFEVANQLGVGLDAIAKHFRQKDDLVEAWFDRADLALLERGKGGDLTALNAEKRLEELLMAWLGALAPHRSVTGQMLLYKLEPGHFHLQLAGLLRISRTVQWWREAAQRETLHLCRIAEESLLTGAYLRTFVHWLRHPTEEEADLRALLRRQLRCGPLILLLRR, from the coding sequence ATGCCCCGCTCCCCCAGCGCCCAACAGATTCTCGATTGCGCCCTGAACCTGGCCGACAATTGCGGCTGGGAGCAGTTGCACCTGTTCGAGGTAGCCAACCAGCTCGGCGTCGGCCTCGACGCCATCGCCAAGCATTTCCGCCAGAAGGATGACCTGGTGGAAGCCTGGTTCGATCGCGCCGACCTGGCGCTGCTGGAGCGCGGCAAGGGCGGCGACCTGACGGCGCTGAATGCCGAAAAGCGTCTGGAAGAACTGCTGATGGCCTGGCTCGGTGCCCTGGCGCCGCATCGTTCCGTGACCGGGCAGATGCTGCTCTACAAGCTGGAGCCCGGCCATTTTCACTTGCAACTGGCAGGCCTGTTGCGAATCAGCCGCACCGTGCAGTGGTGGCGCGAGGCGGCACAGCGGGAAACCCTGCATCTATGCCGCATCGCCGAGGAAAGCCTGCTCACCGGTGCCTACCTGCGTACCTTCGTCCACTGGCTGCGCCACCCCACGGAGGAAGAGGCCGACCTGCGCGCCCTGCTGCGCCGGCAACTGCGTTGCGGCCCGTTGATCCTGCTACTGCGCAGATGA
- a CDS encoding Tim44 domain-containing protein gives MRRFLSIALALCVGLTLSLDVNAAKRMGGGKSFGSAPTHQTRQAAPAQQTPNAAAPAVAGKPAAASGASRWLGPLAGIAAGGLLASMFMGDGFDGMQIFDFLIIGLIAFLIFRFLAARKRAQQQGQPAMAGHAPFQREMPQMPQQAPIFGSATAVAQPAFNAPSWFNEQRFVEAGREHFMALQQHWDAAEMDKIAEFVTPQMLNFLKEERASMGDAYQSTYIDNLQVQLDGIDELADKTVATLTFSGISKSSRFDQGEAFSESWRMERVNGDNQPWLVAGIRQN, from the coding sequence ATGCGCCGATTCCTCAGTATTGCCCTGGCCCTCTGCGTCGGCCTGACGCTGAGCCTGGATGTCAACGCCGCCAAGCGTATGGGCGGCGGCAAGTCCTTTGGCTCCGCGCCGACTCACCAGACCCGCCAGGCCGCACCTGCCCAGCAAACCCCGAATGCCGCGGCTCCCGCTGTAGCCGGCAAACCCGCCGCCGCAAGCGGCGCGTCCCGCTGGCTGGGCCCGCTGGCCGGCATCGCCGCCGGTGGCCTGCTCGCCTCCATGTTCATGGGCGACGGCTTCGACGGCATGCAGATCTTCGACTTCCTCATCATCGGCCTGATCGCCTTCCTGATCTTCCGCTTCCTGGCCGCGCGCAAACGCGCCCAGCAGCAGGGTCAGCCCGCCATGGCCGGCCACGCGCCGTTCCAGCGTGAAATGCCGCAGATGCCGCAACAGGCGCCGATCTTCGGCAGCGCCACCGCGGTGGCCCAGCCGGCCTTCAACGCCCCGAGCTGGTTCAACGAGCAGCGCTTCGTCGAAGCCGGCCGCGAGCACTTCATGGCCCTGCAGCAGCACTGGGACGCGGCGGAGATGGACAAGATCGCCGAGTTCGTCACCCCGCAGATGCTGAACTTCCTCAAGGAAGAACGCGCCAGCATGGGCGACGCCTACCAGTCCACCTACATCGACAACCTCCAGGTGCAACTGGATGGCATCGACGAGCTGGCCGACAAGACCGTCGCCACCCTGACCTTCAGCGGCATCTCCAAATCCTCGCGCTTCGACCAGGGCGAGGCGTTCAGCGAGAGCTGGCGCATGGAGCGTGTGAACGGCGACAACCAGCCCTGGCTGGTGGCGGGCATCCGTCAGAACTGA
- a CDS encoding aminoacyl-tRNA deacylase, translated as MRMAATLQRSLARAHTRFDVVPHPHSATSLESARVANIPAERLAKTVILDDRQGHFLMAVVPASRHLDVGKVRKDARLWQLTHEADLARLFKDCELGAVPAVGEPYGMNMVVDPQLTRQKDIYLEAGDHENLVHMRMDDYLKLVPDAEVCELCH; from the coding sequence ATGCGAATGGCCGCAACCCTGCAGCGCAGCCTGGCACGTGCCCATACCCGGTTCGATGTGGTGCCACACCCGCATTCGGCCACGAGCCTCGAATCGGCGCGGGTCGCCAACATCCCGGCCGAGCGCCTGGCCAAGACGGTGATCCTCGACGATCGCCAAGGTCATTTCCTCATGGCGGTGGTACCTGCCAGCCGCCATCTGGACGTGGGCAAGGTGCGCAAGGACGCGAGGCTCTGGCAGCTCACCCACGAGGCCGACCTGGCCCGGCTGTTCAAGGACTGTGAACTCGGCGCCGTGCCGGCAGTGGGCGAGCCCTACGGCATGAATATGGTGGTGGACCCGCAGCTGACCCGGCAGAAGGACATTTACCTGGAAGCGGGTGACCACGAGAACCTGGTGCACATGCGCATGGACGACTACCTGAAGCTGGTGCCGGATGCCGAAGTCTGCGAACTCTGCCATTAG
- a CDS encoding GNAT family N-acetyltransferase has protein sequence MAITWTCKHHSELDTRELYGFLALRCQVFVVEQNCPYLDVDGQDLEADTCHVMAWEDGALLAYLRLLDPATQGGDVVIGRVVSAAEARGRGLGHGLMERALDEAGRRWPGMPVYLSAQAHLQGYYGRYGFSPVTEVYLDDGIPHIGMRRA, from the coding sequence ATGGCCATAACCTGGACCTGCAAGCACCACAGCGAACTCGATACCCGCGAGCTCTATGGCTTCCTGGCCCTGCGTTGCCAGGTATTCGTGGTGGAGCAGAACTGTCCTTACCTGGATGTCGACGGCCAGGACCTGGAAGCCGATACCTGCCATGTGATGGCCTGGGAAGATGGCGCGCTGCTGGCTTACCTGCGCCTGCTGGACCCGGCGACCCAGGGCGGCGACGTGGTGATCGGGCGGGTGGTCAGTGCGGCCGAGGCGCGTGGCCGTGGCCTGGGGCACGGGTTGATGGAGCGTGCCCTGGATGAGGCCGGAAGGCGCTGGCCGGGGATGCCGGTGTACCTCTCCGCCCAGGCGCATCTGCAGGGCTATTACGGCCGATATGGCTTCTCGCCGGTGACCGAGGTCTACCTGGACGACGGCATTCCGCACATCGGCATGCGTCGCGCTTAG
- a CDS encoding SMI1/KNR4 family protein, with protein sequence MEEVIEQLRELNEPVPVPLELPDEELLVEIEEQLLINLPFELREFLLKVSDVVYGRLEPVTATDPQSHTFLPEVAAVAWDLGVPRDLVPLCQDGRDYYVVDGEGEVLLWDGDEGELTDESWDSVWHWARDVWLAS encoded by the coding sequence ATGGAAGAAGTCATCGAACAGCTGCGCGAACTCAACGAGCCGGTGCCGGTTCCCCTGGAACTCCCGGACGAGGAGTTGCTGGTGGAGATCGAGGAGCAGTTGCTGATCAACCTGCCCTTCGAGCTGCGTGAGTTCCTGCTCAAGGTCAGCGACGTGGTCTATGGCCGCCTGGAGCCGGTGACCGCCACCGACCCGCAATCCCACACCTTCCTGCCGGAAGTCGCCGCCGTGGCCTGGGACCTGGGCGTCCCCCGCGACCTGGTGCCGCTGTGCCAGGATGGCCGCGACTACTACGTGGTCGATGGCGAAGGCGAAGTGCTGCTGTGGGACGGCGACGAAGGCGAGCTCACCGACGAAAGCTGGGATTCGGTCTGGCACTGGGCCAGGGACGTGTGGCTCGCGAGCTGA
- a CDS encoding cation:proton antiporter has product MHAIAFIQDLAVIMLVAGMVTILFHRFKQPVVLGYIVAGFIIGPHTPPFELIQDEETIKTLAELGVIFLMFCLGLEFSLAKLFKVGATAFIAAFLEIVLMIWIGYEIGSYFGWKTMDSLFLGAILAISSTTIIVKALSDLKMKNERFAQLIFGVLIVEDILGIGIIALLSGIAVSGSVETGEVFATVGKLTLFMIVALVIGILLVPRLLAYVAKFESNEMLLVTVLGLCFGFCLLVVKLEYSMVLGAFLIGAIMAESRQLGQIERLIEPVRDMFSAIFFVAIGLLIDPGILVEYAWPIVVITLAVVLGKMVSCGLGAFIAGNDGRTSLRVGMGLSQIGEFSFIIAALGITLQVTSDFLYPVAVAVSAITTLLTPYLIRAADPLSIKLAKAMPRPLARVFGYYGDWLRSIQPQGQSAVLAGMIRKILLQVIVNLALVVAIFLGSAYFAGTLAGYLSEWVASPNLQKALIWGGALLLSLPFLIAAYRKLKALSMLLAEMGVTPDKAGRHTERVRKVIAEVIPLLSLLGIMLLLMALSASILPTLELLVLIALLAAGVSALLWRWLIRVHSRMQIALMETLEQNQDQHHR; this is encoded by the coding sequence ATGCATGCCATCGCTTTCATCCAGGATCTTGCCGTGATCATGCTGGTCGCGGGCATGGTGACCATCCTTTTCCACCGCTTCAAACAACCGGTGGTGCTGGGCTACATCGTCGCCGGCTTCATCATCGGCCCGCACACACCGCCCTTCGAGCTGATCCAAGACGAGGAGACCATCAAGACCCTCGCCGAGCTTGGGGTGATCTTCCTGATGTTCTGCCTGGGCCTGGAATTCAGCCTGGCCAAGCTGTTCAAGGTAGGGGCCACTGCGTTCATCGCGGCCTTCCTGGAAATCGTGCTGATGATCTGGATCGGCTACGAGATCGGCAGCTACTTCGGCTGGAAGACCATGGATTCGCTGTTCCTCGGCGCGATCCTGGCGATCTCCTCCACCACCATCATCGTCAAGGCGCTCAGCGACCTGAAGATGAAGAACGAGCGCTTCGCGCAGCTGATCTTCGGTGTGCTGATAGTCGAGGACATCCTCGGCATCGGCATCATCGCGCTGCTCTCGGGCATCGCCGTGAGCGGCTCGGTGGAGACCGGGGAAGTGTTCGCCACCGTGGGCAAGCTCACCCTGTTCATGATCGTTGCGCTGGTCATCGGCATCCTGCTGGTGCCGCGCCTGCTCGCCTACGTGGCGAAGTTCGAGAGCAACGAGATGCTGCTGGTGACGGTGCTCGGGCTCTGCTTCGGTTTCTGCCTGCTGGTGGTGAAGCTGGAATACAGCATGGTGCTGGGCGCCTTCCTGATCGGCGCGATCATGGCCGAGTCGCGTCAGCTGGGGCAGATCGAACGGCTGATCGAACCGGTGCGCGACATGTTCAGCGCGATCTTCTTCGTCGCCATCGGCCTGTTGATCGACCCCGGGATCCTGGTGGAGTACGCCTGGCCCATCGTCGTCATCACCCTGGCGGTGGTGCTGGGCAAGATGGTTTCCTGCGGCCTTGGCGCCTTCATCGCCGGCAATGACGGCCGCACCTCGCTGCGAGTCGGCATGGGCCTGTCGCAGATCGGCGAGTTCAGCTTCATCATCGCTGCGCTCGGCATCACCCTGCAGGTCACCAGCGACTTCCTCTACCCGGTGGCCGTGGCCGTGTCCGCCATCACCACCCTGCTGACGCCCTACCTGATCCGCGCCGCCGATCCTCTGTCGATCAAGCTGGCCAAGGCCATGCCACGCCCGCTGGCGCGGGTGTTCGGCTACTACGGCGATTGGCTGCGCAGCATCCAGCCCCAGGGCCAGAGCGCGGTGCTGGCGGGGATGATCCGCAAGATCCTGCTGCAGGTGATCGTCAACCTGGCGCTGGTGGTGGCCATCTTCCTGGGCAGTGCCTATTTCGCCGGAACCCTGGCCGGCTACCTGAGCGAGTGGGTGGCCTCGCCCAACCTGCAGAAGGCGCTGATCTGGGGCGGCGCGCTGCTGCTATCGCTGCCCTTCCTGATCGCCGCCTATCGCAAGCTCAAGGCGCTTTCCATGCTGCTGGCGGAAATGGGCGTGACGCCGGACAAGGCCGGTCGCCACACCGAGCGGGTGCGCAAGGTGATCGCCGAGGTGATTCCCCTGCTGTCGCTGCTGGGCATCATGCTGCTGCTGATGGCGCTGTCGGCGAGCATCCTGCCGACGCTGGAACTGCTGGTGCTGATCGCCCTGCTGGCGGCGGGCGTCAGCGCACTGCTCTGGCGCTGGCTGATCCGTGTGCATTCGCGGATGCAGATCGCGCTGATGGAGACCCTGGAGCAGAACCAGGACCAGCATCACCGCTGA
- a CDS encoding GntR family transcriptional regulator has protein sequence MAENLQEQLYQRLREGLLAGHFKPGERLKIRDLAAAWGTSPMPVRAALQRLVAEGALEGEPQRSVRVPPMTRERFKQIFQVRMALEGMAVEAAAGRLSPDELDILQGCMERMDAAIEQRDVQGYLTDNSQFHRVLYGACGNPVLLRTIENLWLQVGPFFNRLFTEADLSLRLNDFHEDAYKALQAGDGKAARFAIEQDLTYFGQFLLNLLELDFAQARSG, from the coding sequence GAACAGCTTTACCAACGACTACGCGAGGGCCTGCTGGCAGGCCATTTCAAACCCGGCGAGCGCCTGAAGATTCGCGATCTCGCCGCTGCCTGGGGCACCAGTCCGATGCCCGTGCGTGCCGCCTTGCAGCGCCTGGTGGCCGAAGGTGCCCTGGAGGGCGAGCCGCAGCGCTCGGTGCGCGTGCCGCCCATGACCCGCGAACGCTTCAAGCAGATCTTCCAGGTGCGCATGGCGCTGGAAGGCATGGCGGTGGAGGCGGCGGCGGGCCGGCTTTCCCCCGACGAGCTGGATATCCTGCAGGGCTGCATGGAGCGCATGGACGCTGCCATCGAGCAGCGCGACGTGCAGGGCTACCTGACCGACAACAGCCAGTTCCACCGGGTGCTGTATGGCGCCTGTGGCAACCCGGTCCTGTTGCGCACCATCGAAAACCTCTGGCTGCAGGTCGGCCCCTTCTTCAATCGCCTGTTCACCGAGGCGGACCTGTCGTTGCGTCTCAACGACTTCCACGAAGATGCCTACAAGGCCTTGCAGGCCGGTGATGGCAAGGCCGCGCGCTTCGCCATCGAGCAGGACCTCACCTATTTCGGCCAATTCCTCCTCAACCTGCTGGAACTGGACTTCGCCCAGGCCCGCAGCGGCTGA